The proteins below come from a single Actinomycetota bacterium genomic window:
- a CDS encoding alcohol dehydrogenase catalytic domain-containing protein gives MRGVVFEDVRRVRVDDLADPKIEEPTDALVRITTAAICGSDLHFYLGKAPLQPGDSMGHEGVGVIEEVGADVTGFSPGDRVVIAFDIVCGECWFCARGQTALCESFRTLGI, from the coding sequence GTGCGAGGGGTCGTCTTCGAGGATGTCCGCCGGGTCCGGGTGGACGACCTGGCGGACCCGAAGATCGAGGAGCCGACCGACGCCCTGGTGCGGATCACCACCGCCGCCATCTGCGGCTCGGACCTCCACTTCTACCTCGGCAAGGCGCCGCTCCAGCCCGGGGACTCGATGGGCCACGAGGGCGTCGGCGTGATCGAGGAGGTGGGGGCCGACGTCACCGGCTTCTCGCCCGGGGACCGGGTGGTCATCGCCTTCGACATCGTGTGCGGGGAGTGCTGGTTCTGCGCCCGCGGACAGACCGCGTTGTGCGAGAGCTTCCGGACCCTCGGCATCG